The Sphingosinicella humi genome has a window encoding:
- the pgl gene encoding 6-phosphogluconolactonase has translation MDEVEWWEFDTPAEMAEQVAGDVAFVVESAIEAHGGARIALTGGRTPDVVYEALLKKEIDWSKVTLLPTDDRLVPLGDPLSNHAKLQHFFGKTGAEIVSLVDEAALGNYQEAGRLGDERLARLEWPLDLVMLGVGSDGHTASILPGPDFDRAVAGPRERRVVGVHPDPMPADAPVDRVTLTAAAIASARAVMVVLTGDEKRAVVEKAIEAGPLSSTPIGRVVAEVDASIDIFWSR, from the coding sequence ATGGACGAAGTGGAATGGTGGGAGTTCGACACGCCCGCGGAAATGGCGGAGCAGGTGGCGGGCGACGTCGCTTTCGTGGTCGAGAGCGCGATTGAAGCGCATGGCGGCGCGCGCATCGCGCTGACCGGCGGGCGAACGCCGGACGTCGTCTACGAGGCGCTGCTCAAGAAGGAGATCGACTGGTCCAAGGTCACGCTCCTTCCGACCGACGACCGGCTGGTGCCGCTCGGCGACCCGCTCAGCAACCATGCCAAGCTTCAGCACTTCTTCGGCAAGACGGGCGCCGAGATCGTCTCGCTGGTCGATGAGGCGGCGCTAGGGAACTACCAGGAGGCGGGCCGGCTCGGCGACGAGCGGCTGGCGCGGCTCGAATGGCCGCTCGACCTCGTCATGCTCGGCGTCGGCTCGGACGGCCACACCGCGTCGATCCTTCCCGGACCCGACTTCGACCGCGCCGTCGCCGGCCCCAGGGAGCGCCGCGTCGTCGGCGTCCATCCCGATCCCATGCCGGCCGACGCGCCGGTCGACCGCGTCACCCTGACCGCCGCCGCCATCGCTTCGGCCCGGGCGGTGATGGTCGTCCTCACCGGCGACGAAAAGCGCGCCGTTGTCGAGAAGGCGATCGAGGCGGGCCCGCTCTCCTCGACTCCGATTGGAAGAGTCGTCGCCGAGGTGGACGCCTCGATCGACATTTTCTGGAGCCGCTAG
- a CDS encoding DUF2497 domain-containing protein, giving the protein MGDINRDPSMEEILASIKRVIAEEGRAPARPRDELAEDQVMEASAEEDVLELSDPVSEADGLTSEDTTVAARQKLAALSALRQPEASDPSLAASDAALAAAVREMLRPMLKDWLDQRLPEMVETMVAREIARITGKSL; this is encoded by the coding sequence ATGGGGGATATTAACCGTGATCCGTCGATGGAAGAGATACTGGCTTCCATCAAGAGAGTGATCGCCGAGGAAGGCCGTGCGCCCGCGCGTCCGCGCGACGAGCTCGCCGAAGACCAGGTGATGGAGGCGTCCGCGGAAGAAGACGTCCTCGAGCTCAGCGACCCCGTGTCCGAAGCGGACGGCCTCACGTCCGAGGACACGACCGTGGCCGCCCGCCAGAAGCTGGCGGCGCTTTCCGCCCTGCGCCAGCCCGAAGCGTCCGATCCCTCGCTCGCCGCGTCGGACGCCGCGCTCGCCGCGGCCGTGCGCGAGATGCTTCGCCCCATGCTCAAGGACTGGCTCGACCAGCGCCTCCCCGAAATGGTCGAAACCATGGTCGCCCGCGAGATAGCGCGGATCACCGGCAAGAGCCTCTGA
- a CDS encoding fused MFS/spermidine synthase, whose amino-acid sequence MTIVTGSFLLFLTQPMIGRMALPRLGGAPAVWNSAMLVYQALLLGGYAYAHGIARLPPRRQAGLHLALFGAAALWLPIGLSSALPPANFAPALWVPWFLIASIGPLFFIISAQAPLMQRWYALETSRGDPYPLYAASNLGSFAGLISYPLIVEPLLSLEQQSRLWTAGFILLLALVIGCAVTVPRHAAIANVGERSPSPSGRRVLHWIALAAVPSGLMLSTTTHLTTDIVAMPLLWALPLGLYLLSFSVAFAARRGPADLVSAVAPFVILGAGAFAFASGTQRPIFAATLGLGLLFVVAVTLHAQMYRLRPDVDRLTGFYLAMSLGGVVGGVFCALAAPILLDWAYEHPLLIVAAALLIPAQSYISAVDRLWSDPVWGGRLTMSLPLLALLLSLAGIDGFGLPDAVAYGASGIIALLALLSLGRRWVFAACLAALMLSYGGWNTLRLTVSDVRTRSYFGVYTVGSVEDGNATMLTHGTTLHGIQSRIPGAELAPTTYYVPGSGVAHVLSVAPELFGADADIGIVGLGTGTLACYAEPGQRWRFFEIDPAVVRIATESGYFTYVENCAPQADIVLGDARLTLEGLEPGTLDILAVDAFSSDSVPIHLLTREAFQVYARALQPRGILLVHISNRYLDLEPVLAAAARRGGWKAALLDYRPEDDAKDYATASVWVAMAKDPEVLGRMMVSSGSNGRWRDLESQRGFAGWSDDYASILPLIEGWTE is encoded by the coding sequence GTGACGATCGTCACCGGTTCCTTTCTCCTCTTCCTCACCCAGCCGATGATCGGACGCATGGCCCTGCCGCGGCTCGGCGGAGCCCCGGCCGTGTGGAACAGCGCCATGCTGGTCTATCAGGCGCTGCTGCTCGGCGGCTACGCCTACGCCCACGGTATCGCCCGGCTCCCGCCGCGACGGCAGGCGGGCCTGCATCTCGCGCTCTTCGGAGCGGCGGCCTTGTGGCTCCCTATCGGCCTCAGCTCCGCTCTTCCCCCGGCCAATTTCGCTCCGGCCTTGTGGGTGCCCTGGTTCCTCATAGCCTCGATCGGGCCGCTCTTCTTCATCATTTCGGCCCAGGCGCCGCTGATGCAGCGCTGGTATGCGCTGGAGACCAGCCGGGGCGATCCCTATCCGCTCTACGCCGCCTCCAATCTGGGCAGCTTCGCCGGCCTCATCTCCTATCCGCTCATCGTCGAGCCGCTGCTCTCGCTGGAACAGCAGAGCCGGCTTTGGACGGCGGGTTTCATCCTTCTTCTTGCGCTCGTTATCGGCTGCGCCGTCACCGTTCCCCGGCACGCAGCCATTGCGAACGTCGGCGAACGCTCGCCCTCGCCGAGCGGGCGCCGCGTCCTCCACTGGATCGCCTTGGCGGCGGTGCCCTCCGGGCTGATGCTTTCCACGACGACGCATCTTACGACCGACATCGTCGCCATGCCGCTGCTCTGGGCGCTGCCGCTCGGCCTCTATCTGCTGAGCTTCTCCGTCGCCTTCGCCGCCCGGCGCGGGCCCGCGGACCTCGTTTCCGCCGTCGCGCCGTTCGTCATCCTCGGTGCCGGCGCCTTCGCCTTCGCCAGCGGCACCCAGCGCCCCATCTTCGCCGCCACTCTCGGGCTCGGCCTGCTGTTCGTGGTGGCGGTGACGCTGCATGCCCAGATGTATCGCTTGCGGCCCGACGTCGATCGGCTGACGGGCTTCTATCTCGCCATGTCGCTGGGCGGCGTCGTCGGCGGCGTCTTCTGCGCCCTGGCAGCGCCCATTCTGCTCGACTGGGCCTATGAGCACCCCCTGCTAATCGTCGCCGCCGCCCTGCTCATTCCGGCCCAAAGCTATATCTCGGCGGTCGACCGTCTCTGGTCCGATCCCGTTTGGGGCGGACGTCTCACAATGAGCCTTCCCCTCCTCGCGCTCCTCCTCTCGCTCGCCGGCATAGACGGGTTCGGGCTTCCCGATGCCGTTGCCTATGGTGCGAGCGGAATCATCGCTCTCCTCGCCCTGCTCAGCCTGGGAAGGCGATGGGTGTTCGCCGCGTGCCTGGCCGCGCTGATGTTGAGCTATGGCGGCTGGAACACCCTCCGGCTGACCGTCTCGGACGTGCGCACGCGCAGCTATTTCGGCGTCTATACCGTCGGCTCGGTCGAGGACGGCAACGCGACCATGCTGACGCACGGAACCACCCTGCACGGCATCCAGAGCCGGATACCGGGGGCGGAATTGGCACCGACCACCTATTATGTGCCCGGCTCTGGTGTTGCCCATGTCCTCTCCGTCGCACCCGAGCTCTTCGGAGCGGACGCTGACATCGGCATCGTCGGCCTGGGGACCGGGACGCTTGCCTGCTACGCCGAGCCCGGCCAGCGCTGGCGCTTCTTCGAGATCGATCCGGCCGTCGTCCGCATCGCCACCGAAAGCGGCTACTTCACCTATGTCGAAAATTGCGCGCCGCAGGCCGATATCGTCCTCGGCGATGCCCGGCTGACCCTCGAAGGCCTGGAGCCCGGCACGCTCGACATTCTCGCCGTCGACGCCTTTTCATCGGATTCGGTGCCGATCCACCTGCTGACGCGCGAGGCGTTCCAGGTCTACGCCCGCGCGCTGCAGCCGCGCGGCATTCTGCTCGTCCATATCTCGAACCGTTATCTTGATCTGGAGCCGGTCCTCGCCGCCGCTGCCCGGCGGGGTGGCTGGAAAGCCGCCTTGCTCGATTATCGGCCGGAAGACGACGCGAAGGATTATGCGACGGCCTCCGTCTGGGTCGCCATGGCGAAGGACCCAGAGGTCCTCGGCCGGATGATGGTCTCGAGCGGCAGCAACGGCCGTTGGCGAGATCTCGAATCGCAGCGCGGCTTCGCCGGCTGGAGCGACGATTATGCGAGCATCCTGCCGCTGATCGAAGGCTGGACCGAATGA
- a CDS encoding diacylglycerol/lipid kinase family protein, which produces MSDAAVASPLVGGKPVPKEAVLVVNAHSRKGRELLREAKEKLEAAGIRLSAVYPVRKPKDLIPTMRKAVASGTPMVIVGGGDGSLSCTVDDVVDRDCVFALLPLGTANSFARTLGIPLDLDGAIETIATGRRRRIDLGVLDGDYFANCAAIGLSPLIGEGIPHKLKKYLGRVGYLVWATWCLVRFRPFKLTIDDGRETYSLWATEVRLANGGFHGGVELVETAEVDNGEIVAQVVMGRSKARLIWDWFAKYWKLPTREATTQEFWGERLRIDTKPRMKISIDGEVLAKTPATVAVAHKAIEVVVPQEQEAAG; this is translated from the coding sequence ATGTCAGATGCGGCTGTAGCGTCCCCGCTTGTGGGTGGAAAGCCGGTTCCCAAGGAGGCGGTGCTGGTGGTCAACGCCCATTCCCGCAAGGGCCGCGAGCTGCTGCGCGAAGCGAAGGAGAAGCTGGAGGCGGCCGGGATCCGGCTCAGCGCGGTCTATCCCGTGCGCAAGCCGAAGGACTTGATCCCGACGATGCGGAAGGCGGTGGCGAGCGGCACGCCGATGGTGATCGTGGGCGGCGGCGATGGCTCGCTTTCCTGCACCGTCGACGACGTGGTGGACCGCGACTGCGTCTTCGCACTGCTGCCGCTCGGCACCGCCAACAGCTTCGCCCGCACCCTCGGCATCCCGCTGGACCTCGACGGCGCCATCGAGACGATCGCCACGGGCCGGCGGAGGCGGATCGACCTTGGCGTCCTCGACGGCGATTATTTCGCTAATTGCGCGGCGATCGGCCTGTCGCCGCTGATCGGCGAGGGCATCCCGCACAAGCTCAAAAAATATCTCGGCCGGGTAGGCTATCTCGTCTGGGCGACCTGGTGCCTGGTCAGGTTCCGCCCGTTCAAGCTGACGATCGACGACGGGCGGGAGACGTACAGCCTCTGGGCAACCGAGGTCCGCCTCGCCAACGGCGGCTTCCATGGCGGCGTCGAGCTGGTCGAAACGGCCGAGGTCGACAATGGCGAAATCGTCGCCCAGGTGGTGATGGGCCGCAGCAAGGCACGGCTGATCTGGGACTGGTTCGCCAAATATTGGAAACTCCCGACGCGCGAGGCCACGACGCAGGAATTCTGGGGCGAGCGGCTGCGCATCGACACCAAGCCCCGGATGAAGATCTCGATCGACGGCGAGGTGCTGGCGAAGACGCCGGCCACCGTCGCGGTCGCCCACAAGGCGATCGAGGTGGTGGTGCCGCAGGAGCAGGAGGCAGCCGGCTGA
- a CDS encoding N-succinylarginine dihydrolase, with protein MALAEINFDGIIGPSHNYAGLSLGNLASAANALHVSEPRAAALQGIEKMRHNVRLGLAQGIFLPLPRPNHEWLSDLGTTADDAPDSIRPAAFSASSMWAANAATVSPAPDTADGRCHLTVANLRTMAHRSHEWPDTLSQLRLAFADGEHFHVHKPVPPTFGDEGAANHMRLSTSHSDKAIEVFVYGKRGGAFPARQHVEASRAIARLHQLDPERTLFVAQSEEAIAAGAFHNDVVAVANENVLLAHEQAFEDRADFYASLKRLLAEVEIIEVPASAVSLDDAVKSYLFNAQLVTLPEGGMGLILPEEARDTPPVWTWLEKMVAGNGPIRKLFVVDVRQSMANGGGPACLRLRVVADPATVDPRFIVDKAKLDTIAEVVREHWPERVVPATLLDPDFRERIEVARAALLERLDLGELV; from the coding sequence ATGGCGCTCGCCGAGATCAACTTCGACGGCATCATCGGCCCCAGCCACAATTATGCCGGCCTCAGCCTCGGCAACCTCGCCTCGGCCGCCAACGCGCTCCACGTCTCCGAGCCGCGCGCCGCCGCGCTCCAAGGCATCGAGAAGATGCGGCACAATGTCCGTCTCGGTCTCGCCCAGGGCATTTTCCTCCCCCTCCCTCGCCCCAATCACGAATGGCTGAGCGATCTCGGCACCACCGCCGACGACGCCCCGGATTCCATCCGCCCCGCCGCCTTCTCGGCCTCGTCCATGTGGGCCGCCAATGCCGCCACCGTCTCGCCGGCCCCCGATACGGCGGACGGCCGCTGCCACCTTACCGTCGCGAACCTGCGCACCATGGCCCATCGCAGCCATGAATGGCCGGACACGCTCTCGCAGCTCCGCCTCGCCTTCGCCGACGGCGAGCATTTCCACGTCCACAAACCGGTGCCGCCTACCTTTGGCGACGAGGGTGCGGCCAACCACATGCGCCTCTCGACCTCCCATAGCGACAAGGCCATCGAAGTGTTCGTCTACGGCAAGCGCGGCGGCGCTTTCCCAGCCCGCCAGCATGTCGAGGCCAGCCGCGCCATCGCCCGTCTCCACCAACTCGATCCCGAGCGGACACTGTTCGTCGCCCAGTCGGAGGAGGCGATCGCCGCCGGTGCCTTCCACAATGACGTCGTCGCCGTCGCCAACGAAAATGTGCTCCTCGCCCACGAACAGGCTTTCGAGGACCGGGCGGACTTCTACGCTTCGCTGAAGCGGCTGCTGGCCGAGGTCGAGATCATCGAGGTGCCGGCGAGCGCCGTCAGCCTCGACGACGCCGTCAAATCCTACCTGTTCAACGCCCAGCTGGTGACCCTGCCCGAGGGCGGCATGGGCCTCATTCTGCCCGAAGAAGCACGCGACACGCCGCCGGTCTGGACCTGGCTCGAGAAGATGGTCGCCGGCAACGGCCCCATCCGCAAGCTCTTCGTCGTCGACGTCCGCCAGTCCATGGCCAATGGCGGCGGCCCCGCCTGCCTCCGTCTCCGCGTCGTCGCCGACCCCGCTACGGTGGACCCGCGTTTCATCGTCGATAAGGCCAAGCTCGACACGATCGCCGAAGTGGTGCGCGAGCATTGGCCCGAGCGCGTCGTCCCCGCCACCCTGCTCGATCCCGATTTCAGGGAACGCATCGAAGTGGCCCGCGCGGCGCTGCTCGAACGGCTGGATCTAGGCGAGCTCGTCTAG
- the hemB gene encoding porphobilinogen synthase, which produces MSLASFPAVRLRRSRAFAWSRSMVAETVLNASDLIWPLFVTDGQGVEEPIATLPGVSRWSMDRLAERAREARDLGIPCIALFPNTPQDLRDERGSEALNPDNLMCRAIKAVKDAAPEIGVLTDVALDPYTASGHDGVTDAAGYVQNDETSAILVEQALVQARAGADIVAPSDMMDGRVGAIRAALEREGHVNVAIMAYAAKYASAFYGPFRDAVGSRGLLKGDKRSYQMDPANAEEALREVALDLTEGADYVMVKPGLPYLDIVRRVKDRFEVPVFAYQVSGEYAMIEAAVAAGAGDRDALVLETLTAFKRAGCSGILTYHAAHAARLLSHG; this is translated from the coding sequence ATGAGCCTTGCTTCCTTTCCCGCCGTCCGCTTGCGCCGTTCGCGCGCCTTCGCCTGGTCTCGATCGATGGTCGCCGAGACCGTTCTAAACGCATCAGACCTCATCTGGCCCCTTTTCGTGACCGACGGGCAAGGCGTGGAGGAGCCCATAGCGACGCTCCCGGGCGTGTCGCGCTGGTCCATGGACCGGCTGGCGGAACGGGCGCGGGAGGCGAGGGACCTTGGCATTCCCTGCATAGCCCTGTTCCCGAACACGCCCCAGGACCTGCGCGACGAGAGGGGAAGCGAGGCGCTCAACCCGGACAACCTCATGTGCCGCGCGATCAAGGCCGTGAAGGACGCCGCGCCGGAAATCGGCGTCCTGACGGACGTGGCCCTCGATCCCTACACGGCGAGCGGCCATGACGGCGTCACGGACGCGGCCGGCTATGTGCAGAACGACGAAACCAGCGCGATCCTCGTCGAGCAGGCCTTGGTGCAGGCGCGCGCCGGGGCGGACATCGTCGCGCCGTCCGACATGATGGACGGCCGCGTCGGCGCCATCCGGGCGGCGCTGGAGCGCGAAGGCCATGTCAATGTCGCCATCATGGCCTATGCCGCCAAATATGCCTCGGCCTTCTACGGTCCTTTCCGTGACGCGGTCGGCTCGCGCGGCCTTCTGAAGGGCGACAAGAGGAGCTACCAGATGGACCCGGCCAATGCCGAGGAGGCGCTCCGCGAAGTGGCGCTCGATCTGACCGAGGGCGCCGACTATGTCATGGTGAAGCCGGGCCTGCCCTATCTCGACATCGTTCGGCGCGTGAAGGACCGGTTCGAAGTGCCTGTCTTTGCTTATCAAGTCTCGGGCGAATATGCGATGATCGAGGCTGCCGTCGCGGCCGGGGCGGGGGACCGCGACGCCCTCGTGCTGGAGACGCTCACCGCCTTCAAGCGAGCCGGCTGCTCCGGCATCCTCACCTATCACGCGGCGCATGCGGCGCGGCTGCTCAGCCATGGTTAA
- a CDS encoding gamma carbonic anhydrase family protein: protein MAAVTILPFGGNVPRIDPSAFVAPGARLIGDVELGPEASIWYNCVVRGDVNRIRIGARSNVQDGTVIHCDSPKPGEPDGHPTIIGEEVLIGHMAMVHGCTLHDRAFVGLGAIVMDGCEIESDAMLAAGAMLTPGRRIPSGQLWAGRPAKYVRDLTPDQLVGMRAGVAHYVALARAHAADLKGR, encoded by the coding sequence CTGGCGGCGGTGACGATCCTCCCTTTCGGCGGAAACGTCCCCCGCATCGATCCGTCCGCCTTCGTGGCGCCGGGCGCCCGGCTGATCGGCGACGTCGAGCTGGGGCCGGAGGCGAGCATCTGGTACAATTGCGTCGTTCGCGGCGACGTGAACCGAATCCGCATCGGCGCCCGCAGCAACGTCCAGGACGGCACCGTCATCCATTGCGATTCGCCCAAGCCCGGAGAACCGGACGGCCATCCCACCATCATCGGCGAGGAGGTGCTGATCGGCCATATGGCGATGGTCCACGGCTGCACCTTGCATGACCGGGCCTTCGTCGGGCTGGGCGCCATCGTCATGGACGGCTGCGAGATCGAAAGCGACGCCATGCTTGCCGCCGGCGCCATGCTGACGCCGGGCCGCCGCATCCCCAGCGGTCAGCTGTGGGCGGGCCGCCCGGCCAAATATGTGCGCGACCTGACGCCGGACCAGTTGGTCGGGATGCGCGCCGGCGTCGCCCATTATGTGGCGCTCGCCAGGGCCCACGCCGCTGACCTCAAAGGCCGCTGA
- a CDS encoding GNAT family N-acetyltransferase has protein sequence MIETERLILRNWREGDADLFHLHTNTPAVMRWLGGVKSREALREVSERLARWQAERGFTLWVVERKEDGAFLGFCGLKIADDPHGSIKGEYEVGWRFREDSWGQGYAREAATSSLDHAFDRLGAERVYAITFNQNEASWGLMRRLGMRRREDLDYDDPRFPDLNPTIIYEIEKKDWRR, from the coding sequence ATGATCGAAACCGAGCGGCTCATCCTGAGGAACTGGCGCGAGGGCGACGCCGACCTCTTCCACCTCCACACCAACACGCCGGCCGTCATGCGATGGCTGGGCGGCGTCAAGAGCCGCGAGGCCTTGCGGGAGGTGTCGGAGCGGCTCGCCCGCTGGCAGGCGGAGCGGGGCTTCACCCTCTGGGTAGTGGAGCGAAAGGAGGACGGCGCCTTCCTCGGTTTCTGCGGCCTCAAGATCGCCGACGATCCGCACGGCTCCATCAAGGGCGAATATGAGGTCGGCTGGCGCTTTCGCGAGGATAGCTGGGGGCAGGGCTATGCGCGGGAAGCCGCGACGTCGTCGCTCGACCATGCCTTCGACCGGCTCGGCGCGGAGCGCGTCTACGCCATCACCTTCAACCAGAATGAGGCGAGCTGGGGACTGATGCGTAGGCTCGGCATGCGCCGCCGCGAGGATCTCGACTATGACGACCCGCGCTTCCCGGACCTCAACCCGACGATAATCTACGAGATCGAGAAGAAGGACTGGCGGCGGTGA
- a CDS encoding valine--tRNA ligase, which translates to MSELSKTFDPGAIEARWYPYWEENGLFRPERPEAEPWTIVNPPPNVTGSLHIGHALDNTLQDILTRHARLQGKDALWVVGTDHAGIATQMVVERNLEAEGKRRADMSREEFVAKVWEWKEESGGQITRQLRRLGCSMDWANERFTMDEGFSRAVLKVFVDLYRQGLLYRDKRLVNWDPKFGTAISDLEVETREVQGKFWHLKYPLENGSGFIHVATTRPETMLADMAVAVHPEDERYTALIGKKLKHPITGRLIPIVADEHADPELGSGAVKITPGHDFNDFEVGKRAGFKPVDMLNMFDAQARVVQTADGLIPEELLGLDRFDARDKVVARLEAEGFLEKVEDRVVQTPFGDRSGAVIEPWLTDQWYVDAATLAKPAIAAVRDDDIRVVPETWKKTWFNWLENIQPWCVSRQLWWGHQIPAWYDHEGNVFVAESEEEARAEAGNRPLRRDPDVLDTWFSSALWPFATLGWPEETELLKRHYPNDILISGFDIIFFWDARMAMQGFQFMKEKPWNTLYLHGLVRDAKGQKMSKSKGNTVDPLGLVDKYGADALRFTLAAMESQGRDIKLDEKRVEGYRNFATKLWNAARFCQSNGIGTSKAIEPPRATLPVNRWIVGETVKTVQALDLAMAELRFDESANTIYHFTWATFCDWYLELIKPVSSGDERGQIDEETREVAAWVLDQILVMLHPFMPFITEELWHAMGDRPYPLILAKWPMPDARALNAEAGPEIDWLIRLVSGIRATRSELNVPPSAKLALHVRDANAATIERLGRHDAAIKRLARIETISGDAAPAGGAAQVIVDEATFVLPLEGVIDLDAERSRLSKALQAAEKERDSLSGRLSNPSFVERAKPEAVEKARADHAEKASDAERYAAALARLG; encoded by the coding sequence ATGAGCGAATTGTCGAAGACCTTCGATCCGGGCGCCATCGAGGCCCGCTGGTATCCCTATTGGGAAGAGAATGGCCTGTTCCGTCCCGAACGGCCGGAGGCGGAGCCCTGGACGATCGTCAATCCGCCGCCCAACGTCACCGGCTCGCTCCATATCGGCCACGCGCTGGACAACACCCTCCAGGACATCCTCACCCGCCACGCCCGCCTTCAAGGCAAGGACGCGCTGTGGGTGGTCGGCACCGACCATGCCGGCATCGCCACCCAGATGGTCGTCGAACGGAACCTCGAAGCCGAGGGCAAGCGCCGCGCCGACATGAGCCGCGAGGAATTCGTCGCGAAGGTCTGGGAGTGGAAGGAGGAGAGCGGCGGCCAGATCACCCGCCAGCTCCGCCGCCTCGGCTGTTCGATGGATTGGGCGAACGAGCGCTTCACCATGGACGAGGGCTTCTCCCGCGCCGTCCTCAAGGTGTTCGTCGATCTCTACCGCCAGGGCCTGCTTTATCGCGACAAGCGGCTGGTCAACTGGGACCCGAAATTCGGCACCGCCATATCCGACCTGGAGGTCGAGACGCGCGAGGTCCAGGGCAAGTTCTGGCACCTCAAATATCCGCTGGAGAACGGCAGCGGCTTCATCCACGTCGCCACCACGCGCCCCGAGACGATGCTCGCCGACATGGCCGTCGCGGTCCATCCGGAGGATGAGCGCTATACCGCCCTGATCGGCAAGAAGCTCAAGCATCCGATTACCGGCCGCCTCATCCCCATCGTCGCCGACGAACATGCCGATCCGGAGCTCGGCTCCGGCGCGGTGAAGATCACGCCGGGGCACGACTTCAACGATTTCGAGGTCGGCAAGCGCGCCGGCTTCAAACCTGTCGACATGCTCAACATGTTCGACGCCCAGGCCCGGGTCGTGCAGACGGCGGACGGGCTGATCCCGGAAGAGCTGCTCGGCCTCGATCGCTTCGACGCGCGCGACAAGGTCGTGGCGAGGCTGGAGGCGGAGGGCTTCCTCGAAAAGGTCGAGGACCGCGTCGTCCAGACCCCCTTCGGCGACCGCTCCGGCGCCGTCATCGAGCCCTGGCTCACCGACCAATGGTATGTCGACGCGGCGACCCTGGCGAAACCCGCCATCGCCGCCGTCCGCGACGACGACATTCGCGTGGTGCCCGAAACCTGGAAGAAGACCTGGTTCAACTGGCTGGAGAATATCCAGCCCTGGTGCGTCTCGCGCCAGCTTTGGTGGGGGCACCAGATTCCGGCCTGGTATGACCATGAAGGCAATGTCTTCGTCGCGGAAAGCGAAGAGGAGGCGAGAGCCGAGGCCGGCAACCGGCCGCTCCGCCGCGATCCCGACGTGCTCGACACCTGGTTCTCATCCGCCCTTTGGCCCTTCGCCACCCTCGGCTGGCCCGAGGAGACAGAGCTTCTGAAGCGCCATTATCCCAACGACATTCTCATCTCCGGCTTCGACATCATCTTCTTCTGGGATGCCCGCATGGCGATGCAGGGCTTCCAGTTCATGAAGGAGAAGCCCTGGAACACCCTCTACCTCCACGGCCTCGTCCGCGATGCCAAGGGGCAGAAAATGTCCAAGTCGAAGGGGAACACCGTCGATCCCCTCGGCCTCGTCGACAAATATGGCGCCGACGCGCTGCGCTTCACCCTCGCGGCGATGGAGAGCCAGGGCCGCGACATCAAATTGGATGAGAAGCGGGTCGAGGGCTATCGCAATTTCGCCACCAAGCTGTGGAACGCGGCGCGTTTCTGCCAGTCGAACGGCATCGGCACTTCGAAGGCGATCGAACCGCCTCGGGCCACGCTTCCGGTCAACCGCTGGATCGTCGGCGAGACGGTGAAGACCGTGCAGGCGCTCGACCTCGCCATGGCCGAACTCCGCTTCGACGAGAGCGCCAATACCATCTATCACTTCACCTGGGCGACCTTCTGCGACTGGTATCTGGAGTTGATCAAGCCGGTCTCGAGCGGAGACGAGAGGGGCCAGATCGACGAGGAGACTAGGGAAGTCGCCGCCTGGGTGCTCGATCAGATACTGGTCATGCTCCATCCGTTCATGCCCTTCATCACGGAGGAGCTGTGGCACGCGATGGGGGATCGGCCCTATCCGCTGATCCTCGCCAAATGGCCGATGCCGGATGCGCGCGCGCTAAACGCGGAGGCGGGGCCGGAGATCGATTGGCTGATCCGCCTCGTCAGCGGCATCCGCGCCACCCGCTCGGAGCTCAACGTGCCACCGAGTGCAAAGCTGGCGCTGCACGTTCGGGATGCCAACGCGGCGACGATCGAGCGCCTCGGGCGCCATGATGCGGCGATCAAGCGTCTGGCCCGGATCGAGACGATCAGCGGCGATGCCGCTCCTGCCGGCGGTGCGGCGCAGGTGATCGTCGATGAAGCCACCTTCGTCCTGCCGCTGGAAGGGGTGATCGACTTGGACGCCGAACGTTCCCGCCTCTCCAAGGCGTTGCAGGCGGCGGAGAAGGAGCGGGACTCACTCTCCGGACGCCTAAGCAATCCGAGTTTCGTCGAGCGCGCCAAGCCCGAGGCCGTCGAGAAGGCGAGGGCGGACCATGCCGAAAAAGCCTCGGACGCGGAGCGCTACGCGGCGGCTTTGGCGCGGTTGGGATAA
- a CDS encoding DUF3008 family protein — protein MPAKSQAQQKAAGAALSAKRGDTPKSKLKGASKSMVESMSEKELEKMASTSRKGKPEHASKD, from the coding sequence ATGCCCGCCAAGTCTCAGGCCCAGCAGAAAGCCGCCGGTGCCGCCCTGTCCGCCAAGCGCGGCGACACGCCTAAGAGCAAGCTCAAGGGCGCATCGAAATCGATGGTCGAATCGATGAGCGAAAAGGAGCTGGAAAAGATGGCCTCGACCAGCCGCAAGGGAAAGCCGGAGCATGCGAGCAAGGACTAA